In Nitrosomonas stercoris, the genomic stretch TTTATCCGGCAAATTGCAGCTCAGTGCTCAATATGGACAATTTACTGAGCTCAAGCCAGGTATTGGCAGATTGTTAGGAGTTTTTGATTTGAAATCTTTGCCGCGCAGATTAACGTTAAATTTTTACGATATTTTTGGCGAAGGTTTTAGTTTTGATCGGGTGGATGGGTTAATGCTTATCGATGACGGTGTTGTTGCAACAGATAATTTACATATTGCGGGCAGTTCCGCAGAATTAGCATTGAGTGGGAAATGGAATTTAGTGGATGAAACCCAGGCGTTGAATTTAAAAGTCTATCCTTCATTTGGATTAGTGACGCCTATTGCTGGGCTGGCTGCCATGGTAACTTCAGGCACTTTGCAAGATCCATTTAATCGTGTGTTGTTCAATGAGTATATGATAACTGGTAGCTGGAGCGATCCTGTTGTCGTTAAATTGGACCAGGAAGAAGATCAGACTGAGAGGCCAAAAGCAGAGCAATCTTCACCGTAAATAATTTGCCTGAACGCGGTATGATTGCGTGTTTTAGAGCAAATAATCAGAATGATATTGCTGTTGTTGTATGTAAAGTATGGCCACGTCTAATATTGAAGAAAGCCTACTATTTACACGTTTGTTATTGAAATGAAATGATCAGTTCGGAGCACAATACAGTTGAATAATAAAATTTTGCTACGAATGATTCGATAATATTAATAAATCGATGTACAGAGGAGAGAAAAACCATGTCGACTAATACAGATGCTGAATTGACTGCTTTTCCTAGTTCAAAGACTGGTGCAAAAGTGAAGGTGGCTGCTGTGCAGATGGCTTCTGGCCCAAGTGTGACGGCCAATCTTGAAGAAGCTGCACGCTTGATTGAGGAAGCGGCTGACAAGGGCGCTCAATTGATCGTGCTACCTGAGTATTTCTGTATTATGGGGCTGAAGGATACCGATAAGTTGGCAGTGCGTGAAAATCCTGGAGAAGGGGAAGTTCAGAATTTTTTGAGTGAAACTGCCAAACGATTAGGTGTCTGGTTAGTGGGTGGGTCAGTACCGTTGGTTTCGCCAGTATCTGACAAGATATACAACAGCTGTTTGGTATATGATGAACAGGGTCAGCAAGTAGCACGTTACGACAAAATCCATTTATTTGGGTTATCGCTGGGCAGTGAGAATTTTGCCGAGGAAAAAACGATTGATGCAGGTAATCGTGTGGTCGCGATAGATTCCCCTTTTGGCCGAATGGGGCTATCTATTTGCTACGATCTGCGTTTCCCTGAGTTGTATCGTATGATGGGGAAAGTGGATATTATTTTGGCTCCGTCCGCATTTACGGCGATTACTGGCAAAGCGCATTGGGAAACATTAATACGTGCACGCGCCATTGAAAATCAAGCGTATTTGATTGCGCCAGCCCAAGGCGGATTTCATGTCAGTGGACGTGAAACCAATGGAGACAGCATGATTGTTGATCCATGGGGGGTGGTACTTGACCGTCTTCCGCGCGGGGCAGGGGTGGTGATAGCAGAGATTGATCGAGCTTATCAATCAAGTGTACGTGCCAGTTTGCCTGCTTTGGAACATCGTTGTTTATTAGCTTGTTAGGATTTATTAGCATCTGTTCAATGTCTCACGCTTAGTGAAATACTGATGCAGTGATATTTATCTTTGGTGTAGTACCAGTTGATCAAACCAACTATTGATTTCTCTAAAATGATTATTTTGAAATGACTGATTCATTTGCAATAGCTAATCGATATTTAATGGCTCCGTACGAGTTAAGCGCCACCAAATTACAGCATGTGTTTGGTCAAATTCTGACACGTCAAATTGATTATGCGGATATCTATTTTCAATATAGCCGCTCAGAGGGCTGGATGCTGGAAGAAGGTATCGTCAAATCAGGCAGCTTCAAGATTGATCAAGGCGTGGGAGTACGCGCAATTAGCGGTGAAAAAACAGCCTTTGCTTATTCAGATGATATTAGTAACCAGGCTTTATTGTCCGCCGCACAGGCAACACGTGCTATTGCCGCGCAAGGAAACGAAGCACAAACGCGTATAGCTGGCTTATCGGGAAACCATGTTAGTTCAGCGTTATATTATCCAGCAGTAGATCCCATCGCGCTTTACCAGGATAGTGACAAGATTGCCTTGTTAGAGCGCATAGAACAATTTGCACGAGCACTGGACACACGTGTCATCCAGGTAATGGCATCTCTGGCCGGAGAATACGAAGTAATCATGGTTGCGCGTAGTGATGGTGTGCTGGCAGCAGATGTGCGCCCTTTGGTGCGGCTATCTTTGCAGGTAATAGTGGAAGAGAATGGCCATCGTGAACAAGGAGGTGCCGGCGGTGGTGGGCGTTTTAATTATGGTTATTTTACAGATGAAATATTGCAGCGTTACGCGCAAGAAGCCGTGCATCAAGCAGTCACGAATTTGGATGCCAAGCCTGCTCCTGCTGGAAATATGACCGTAGTGCTGGGTAATGGTTGGCCAGGTATTTTATTGCATGAGGCTATTGGGCATGGTTTGGAGGCTGATTTTAATCGTAAAGGCAGCTCAACTTTTTCTGGACGTATTGGGGAGCGTATCGCTGCTGCAGGGGTAACCGTGGTGGATGATGGCACAATACGAGATCGTCGTGGATCTTTGAATGTTGATGACGAAGGTAATCCAACGCAATGTACTGTGCTGATTGAAGACGGTATACTCAAGGGCTATCTTCAAGATAATCTAAATGCTCGATTAATGAAGCAAGCAGTTACTGGTAATGGCCGGCGCGAATCATTTGCCCATATTCCTATGCCTCGCATGACTAATACTTATATGCTAAATGGCGATAAGGATCCGGAAGAAATTATCTCTTCTGTTAAACATGGCTTATTTGCTGCGAATTTTGGTGGAGGTCAAGTTGATATCACCAGTGGAAAATTTGTATTTTCTGCTGCAGAAGCTTACATGATTGAGGATGGTAAGATTACTTATCCAGTAAAAGGGGCGACATTAATTGGTAACGGGCCAGATGTGCTGACGCGTGTGACTATGATCGGTAATGATATGGCACTAGATCCTGGTATTGGCACATGTGGCAAAGAAGGCCAAAGTGTTCCAGTAGGCGTGGGGTTGCCTACTTTGCGCGTGGATGGGCTAACGGTTGGA encodes the following:
- a CDS encoding deaminated glutathione amidase, yielding MSTNTDAELTAFPSSKTGAKVKVAAVQMASGPSVTANLEEAARLIEEAADKGAQLIVLPEYFCIMGLKDTDKLAVRENPGEGEVQNFLSETAKRLGVWLVGGSVPLVSPVSDKIYNSCLVYDEQGQQVARYDKIHLFGLSLGSENFAEEKTIDAGNRVVAIDSPFGRMGLSICYDLRFPELYRMMGKVDIILAPSAFTAITGKAHWETLIRARAIENQAYLIAPAQGGFHVSGRETNGDSMIVDPWGVVLDRLPRGAGVVIAEIDRAYQSSVRASLPALEHRCLLAC
- a CDS encoding metalloprotease TldD, whose translation is MTDSFAIANRYLMAPYELSATKLQHVFGQILTRQIDYADIYFQYSRSEGWMLEEGIVKSGSFKIDQGVGVRAISGEKTAFAYSDDISNQALLSAAQATRAIAAQGNEAQTRIAGLSGNHVSSALYYPAVDPIALYQDSDKIALLERIEQFARALDTRVIQVMASLAGEYEVIMVARSDGVLAADVRPLVRLSLQVIVEENGHREQGGAGGGGRFNYGYFTDEILQRYAQEAVHQAVTNLDAKPAPAGNMTVVLGNGWPGILLHEAIGHGLEADFNRKGSSTFSGRIGERIAAAGVTVVDDGTIRDRRGSLNVDDEGNPTQCTVLIEDGILKGYLQDNLNARLMKQAVTGNGRRESFAHIPMPRMTNTYMLNGDKDPEEIISSVKHGLFAANFGGGQVDITSGKFVFSAAEAYMIEDGKITYPVKGATLIGNGPDVLTRVTMIGNDMALDPGIGTCGKEGQSVPVGVGLPTLRVDGLTVGGTNG